One genomic segment of Acanthochromis polyacanthus isolate Apoly-LR-REF ecotype Palm Island chromosome 9, KAUST_Apoly_ChrSc, whole genome shotgun sequence includes these proteins:
- the LOC110950753 gene encoding mucin-17-like isoform X1 encodes MRFGIQLVFCVSVLLTGASQTRGQNRDLPPVFSPPSLLSHSGASASPALAEDPGNEAPQLTRNPAGSDETSYETSALTQTEGSVRPAETVTNAALKTHMFTSTPAAPTSPHTTEPSVLTPHLTAASPAALRSPLSAAADILSSTPTAPSTASLQDTSTTEGRTPLTSESVTTFSSPPAHMGKDASSTAPTSTTQPQSESLTTVSPQTSTPGRAPAGPTHQEVPSELNVGDEGLKRPHYRSSSPLDPLLAGLLSVFIVTTAVVFVVLFLKFRQRTNHPEFHRLQDLPMDDLMEDTPLSRYSY; translated from the exons gtCAGAACCGTGATCTTCCTCCTGTCTTCAGCCCTCCCAGCCTCCTGAGTCACTCTGGAGCTTCAGCATCTCCTGCCCTGGCAGAGGACCCTGGAAATGAGGCCCCACAGCTGACACGTAATCCTGCAGGCAGCGATGAAACCTCATATGAAACCTCAGCCCTCACCCAGACAGAAGGCTCAGTCCGTCCAGCGGAGACTGTGACAAATGCAGCGCTTAAAACCCACATGTTCACCTCGACCCCTGCAGCTCCCACATCTCCACATACAACCGAACCCTCTGTGCTGACTCCTCACCTCACTGCTGCTTCTCCTGCAG CACTGCGCTCACCactttcagctgctgcagacatCCTTTCATCCACGCCGACGGCACCGAGCACCGCCTCTCTGCAGGACACCTCGACCACAGAGGGCAGGACACCCCTGACCAGCGAGTCCGTCACCACCTTTTCATCTCCGCCAGCCCACATGGGGAAGGATGCGAGCTCCACGGCCCCCACCTCTACCACACAGCCTCAGTCTGAGTCCCTGACCACAGTTAGCCCTCAGACCTCAACTCCTGGTCGAGCTCCTGCAGGGCCAACGCACCAGGAGGTCCCATCTGAGCTGAACGTGGGGGATGAAG GCCTCAAGAGACCTCACTATCGCTCCAGCTCCCCTCTGGACCCCCTGCTGGCTGGTTTGCTGTCGGTGTTTATCGTCACCACTGCTGTCGTCTTCGTCGTCCTCTTCCTCAAGTTTCGCCAGCGGACAAACCACCCCGAGTTCCATCGACTGCAGGATTTACCGATG GATGATCTGATGGAGGACACACCACTCTCCAGGTACTCCTACTGA
- the LOC110950753 gene encoding mucin-17-like isoform X2 translates to MRFGIQLVFCVSVLLTGASQTRGQNRDLPPVFSPPSLLSHSGASASPALAEDPGNEAPQLTRNPAGSDETSYETSALTQTEGSVRPAETVTNAALKTHMFTSTPAAPTSPHTTEPSVLTPHLTAASPAAAADILSSTPTAPSTASLQDTSTTEGRTPLTSESVTTFSSPPAHMGKDASSTAPTSTTQPQSESLTTVSPQTSTPGRAPAGPTHQEVPSELNVGDEGLKRPHYRSSSPLDPLLAGLLSVFIVTTAVVFVVLFLKFRQRTNHPEFHRLQDLPMDDLMEDTPLSRYSY, encoded by the exons gtCAGAACCGTGATCTTCCTCCTGTCTTCAGCCCTCCCAGCCTCCTGAGTCACTCTGGAGCTTCAGCATCTCCTGCCCTGGCAGAGGACCCTGGAAATGAGGCCCCACAGCTGACACGTAATCCTGCAGGCAGCGATGAAACCTCATATGAAACCTCAGCCCTCACCCAGACAGAAGGCTCAGTCCGTCCAGCGGAGACTGTGACAAATGCAGCGCTTAAAACCCACATGTTCACCTCGACCCCTGCAGCTCCCACATCTCCACATACAACCGAACCCTCTGTGCTGACTCCTCACCTCACTGCTGCTTCTCCTGCAG ctgctgcagacatCCTTTCATCCACGCCGACGGCACCGAGCACCGCCTCTCTGCAGGACACCTCGACCACAGAGGGCAGGACACCCCTGACCAGCGAGTCCGTCACCACCTTTTCATCTCCGCCAGCCCACATGGGGAAGGATGCGAGCTCCACGGCCCCCACCTCTACCACACAGCCTCAGTCTGAGTCCCTGACCACAGTTAGCCCTCAGACCTCAACTCCTGGTCGAGCTCCTGCAGGGCCAACGCACCAGGAGGTCCCATCTGAGCTGAACGTGGGGGATGAAG GCCTCAAGAGACCTCACTATCGCTCCAGCTCCCCTCTGGACCCCCTGCTGGCTGGTTTGCTGTCGGTGTTTATCGTCACCACTGCTGTCGTCTTCGTCGTCCTCTTCCTCAAGTTTCGCCAGCGGACAAACCACCCCGAGTTCCATCGACTGCAGGATTTACCGATG GATGATCTGATGGAGGACACACCACTCTCCAGGTACTCCTACTGA